In the genome of Leptospira broomii serovar Hurstbridge str. 5399, the window GCCGCGAATGTAAGATTCTGTTGCGCGGCGTTCATCTTTTTTTAACCGACTTTTTGCAATCCAACGGATAAACCAAGGGATGCGGCGTATCTTTCCGCCTGTTGCGTAAGCTAATAAGTACGCCTTGGCGCATTTTTCAATCAACTCGCAATTATATATCGCTTTCTCGCGGGTTACGCTTGTTACCAACACGCCCTCTTGATTCAGGAAAGCGTTTGCTCCGTTGAGTAAAACCGAATCGGCGATGACGGAACCGTCGGCATGTCGATTTATTTGAACGACAGGCGCACCGAGTTGGCGGCATTGCTCGTCAAAAACAAGGGGAAGCGGGTCTTTGAGCGTTTTAAGAAGCGATCCCCAAATAGGTTGAAAGCAGGCGATGGCTCCAATATCGGACCTGCTCAAGTATAAGCTTGCATGAAAGTGAATCAAAGCTAATCTTTCCGAATCAACGGCGCCCGCTTCGATTGATGCAGATGGGTTATGAATGGTGAATTGGTTTACTTCTGCTCCTTTGCCTTTCTTTCTATCGATAAGCAGGAAGGCAGGAGGCTCTTGTCCAGGAAGTCTGAATGATAGACTTGCCTCTCCGGTTTGCAAGAGACCCTTTGCTTCCAGCCTATGCCATAAATTCATTAAGTCTTTCTGGTCGGTAGATCCATGTTCTTGTTTAGAATTTTTCGTCGCTGGTACTGATTTCATCATTCGTTTCCTAATTTTGTTCTATTAAGTAAGTCGGAATACCGACTCGAATCTATTTAGAGCTTCGTCGATGACCTCATCCGTATCTGCCATGCTAGTATACATTCTACTTCCGGCTAATGTGATCATACCGTGAGCGGTATAGGCAGCTCCCATCTCTTCCATGAGATGCTTGCGCTCTTTCGCTTCTCTTAAAACTTTCAACGGATTTCG includes:
- a CDS encoding class II aldolase/adducin family protein codes for the protein MKSVPATKNSKQEHGSTDQKDLMNLWHRLEAKGLLQTGEASLSFRLPGQEPPAFLLIDRKKGKGAEVNQFTIHNPSASIEAGAVDSERLALIHFHASLYLSRSDIGAIACFQPIWGSLLKTLKDPLPLVFDEQCRQLGAPVVQINRHADGSVIADSVLLNGANAFLNQEGVLVTSVTREKAIYNCELIEKCAKAYLLAYATGGKIRRIPWFIRWIAKSRLKKDERRATESYIRGEIPSGFTAY